The following coding sequences are from one Shewanella eurypsychrophilus window:
- a CDS encoding cation:dicarboxylate symporter family transporter has translation MLFVVKKILSMTSSSQMLVAMFIGFGVGIFFGESVGWLSTIGNAVILLMQMTVLPYILVSLIGGIGKLQKSTATLIFSRAGVIMLLLWLLALAVIALMPLSFPFVESASFFSTSSIEPAAAIDYFKLYIPSNPFESMAAGYVPAMVVFSIAMGLALIGMEGEHKQQILTFMHTSSEIFSRITRGLIKILPIGIFAMSASAAGTMGVEEFASMQVYLISYFVLCLLLTFWVLPWIVASLTPITFHQALSISKASLVTAFATGNIFIVIPVIIEECKQIMREHDNLSEDGATLIEILVPIAFTFPNIGKLTVILFVFFAGWFNGTPVDLSAIPSLSISGLLSLFGSVYVAIPFMLDLVHLPSDLFQLFVMSGFITGKFNSIAAVMNLFVLTILTAALFQKCLKLSPPRLIKMGVGISASVVLTILVLRVGMGMFIHSPEITSGVIANMQVADKVPTKVKRQFPELGVTPRAPIANLDIIRTRGTLRVGYIPSNVPFSYYNNAGQLVGFDSAMASKLAEDLDVKIEFIPFKKDKLAESLKAGFFDIAMSGLAMDIEQMDKLSYAEPVLELNLAIATRDHMVNQFKDSESILEMENVTIAYVEHGDIIEEAQKKYPNLKFVKIAGYKNFFRQKQPKYDAVVISAQAGSAWTLFFPGYGIAIPPTTSRYPVAYAVAQNNQSLLNYVNNWQKLRKVDGHQERIYNYWMLGQGASEVKPRWSIIRDVLHWVD, from the coding sequence ATGTTATTCGTGGTAAAAAAAATACTCTCTATGACCAGCTCCTCTCAGATGCTGGTTGCCATGTTTATCGGCTTTGGCGTCGGTATCTTCTTCGGTGAGTCTGTTGGCTGGCTCAGTACCATAGGCAATGCGGTTATCTTGCTGATGCAGATGACGGTACTGCCCTATATTCTCGTTTCCTTGATCGGCGGTATCGGCAAACTACAAAAGAGCACGGCTACCCTTATTTTCAGCCGAGCTGGGGTGATCATGTTACTGCTATGGTTATTAGCACTGGCTGTTATCGCCCTGATGCCATTGTCATTTCCCTTTGTTGAATCAGCCTCCTTTTTTAGTACTAGCAGCATAGAACCCGCCGCGGCCATAGACTATTTCAAGCTGTATATTCCCTCTAATCCATTCGAGTCGATGGCGGCAGGTTATGTGCCTGCCATGGTGGTATTCAGTATCGCCATGGGCTTAGCCCTTATCGGTATGGAGGGGGAGCATAAGCAGCAGATATTGACATTTATGCACACCAGCAGCGAGATTTTCTCTCGCATCACCCGCGGCCTGATAAAAATATTACCTATCGGTATTTTTGCCATGTCGGCCTCGGCGGCGGGTACTATGGGCGTGGAGGAGTTTGCCAGTATGCAGGTCTATCTGATCAGCTACTTCGTACTCTGCCTGCTATTAACCTTCTGGGTACTGCCTTGGATTGTGGCCTCACTAACACCAATCACTTTTCATCAAGCCTTGAGTATCTCCAAAGCCAGCTTAGTCACCGCCTTTGCTACCGGTAATATCTTTATCGTGATCCCGGTGATTATCGAAGAGTGTAAGCAGATAATGAGGGAGCATGACAATCTAAGTGAAGATGGTGCGACCTTGATTGAGATCTTGGTGCCTATTGCCTTCACCTTCCCCAATATCGGCAAGTTAACGGTCATATTATTTGTATTCTTTGCAGGCTGGTTTAACGGTACGCCCGTTGACTTAAGCGCCATTCCCTCGCTATCAATTAGTGGTCTGTTATCGCTATTTGGCAGCGTCTATGTGGCGATTCCATTTATGTTAGATCTGGTCCACCTGCCTTCAGATCTATTCCAGCTATTTGTAATGTCAGGCTTTATCACAGGTAAATTTAATTCTATCGCCGCAGTAATGAATCTTTTTGTACTGACGATTTTAACGGCAGCCCTGTTTCAAAAATGCCTAAAGCTGAGTCCTCCAAGGCTTATCAAGATGGGGGTAGGTATCAGCGCGAGTGTCGTATTAACCATACTGGTGCTGCGTGTCGGCATGGGAATGTTTATCCATAGTCCAGAGATAACCAGTGGTGTCATTGCCAATATGCAGGTGGCCGATAAAGTCCCCACTAAGGTCAAGAGACAGTTTCCTGAGCTTGGGGTAACACCCAGAGCCCCTATTGCTAACCTAGATATAATACGCACTCGGGGAACATTAAGAGTGGGTTATATCCCTAGTAACGTGCCTTTTAGCTATTACAATAATGCCGGGCAACTCGTAGGATTTGATAGTGCTATGGCCTCTAAACTGGCCGAAGATTTAGATGTAAAGATTGAGTTTATCCCCTTTAAGAAAGACAAGTTAGCAGAATCGTTAAAGGCGGGATTCTTCGATATTGCCATGTCGGGGCTGGCCATGGATATTGAGCAGATGGATAAGCTCAGTTACGCCGAGCCAGTGCTTGAGCTTAACCTTGCCATCGCCACTCGTGACCATATGGTGAATCAGTTTAAAGATTCTGAGAGTATCTTAGAGATGGAGAACGTCACCATTGCCTATGTTGAACATGGGGATATCATCGAAGAAGCGCAGAAAAAATATCCCAACCTTAAATTTGTCAAAATAGCGGGCTACAAAAACTTCTTTAGACAGAAGCAACCTAAGTATGATGCGGTAGTGATCAGCGCTCAAGCAGGCTCAGCATGGACACTGTTCTTCCCGGGTTACGGTATTGCAATCCCACCGACGACCTCTCGCTATCCAGTTGCTTATGCCGTCGCTCAAAACAACCAATCACTACTGAATTATGTCAATAACTGGCAGAAACTGCGCAAGGTCGATGGTCATCAAGAGCGGATCTATAACTACTGGATGCTTGGACAAGGGGCAAGCGAGGTGAAACCTCGCTGGTCTATCATACGTGACGTATTGCACTGGGTAGATTAG
- a CDS encoding type II secretion system protein, with amino-acid sequence MSSKKTRTAGFTLIELVVVIIILGILAVVAAPKFISLTSDSKAAVLESIAGAMESGLDLVHSKAAIEGQETGDGQIEINGVAVPLFNGHPSVEGTDSFDKLNEQVQAWLEIDSVSLTAIEADNDAAPFFIDKSTGLNRIYIFFSEDLSQKKVSFNCHIRYTNLESATGPVVIVETEDC; translated from the coding sequence ATGAGTAGTAAAAAAACTAGAACGGCTGGCTTTACGCTTATCGAGTTAGTTGTAGTGATTATTATCCTAGGGATATTAGCGGTAGTGGCTGCGCCTAAATTTATCAGTCTGACTAGCGACTCAAAAGCTGCTGTGCTCGAGAGCATAGCTGGCGCGATGGAGAGCGGCCTAGATCTGGTACACAGTAAGGCTGCAATAGAAGGTCAAGAAACGGGTGATGGTCAGATTGAGATTAATGGCGTTGCTGTACCACTTTTTAACGGTCATCCTTCGGTTGAGGGGACTGATAGTTTTGATAAGCTCAATGAGCAAGTGCAAGCTTGGTTAGAGATAGACTCAGTCTCGCTCACTGCAATTGAAGCCGATAATGACGCAGCCCCCTTCTTTATCGATAAGTCGACGGGCTTAAATAGGATCTATATCTTTTTCTCAGAAGACCTTTCACAAAAGAAAGTAAGCTTTAACTGTCATATTCGCTACACCAACTTGGAATCTGCAACAGGGCCAGTGGTGATAGTTGAGACCGAAGACTGTTAG
- a CDS encoding transporter, protein MSRLIALLSISLVSFSALAADYEGKSNAELARELANPNTPLTSLKFKTQYRTYTGSLDHASEQSGTTIMFQPTLPFPMANDNTLYVRPALPLLISSPTLSGNDSESPFSSETGFGDITIDLQYGDTEENGFLWSYGATSTLPTATEDKLGADKWTLGPGLQLGKVSDSYVAGGFFNHQWSVAGSGEKDISLSTLQLFGVYLPGGGWSVATSPIMTYDHEVGGATIPVNFAVGKTVKLNGRPWKFAVEVNYYVDQADSFGPDWMIGINVAPVVQNMLAEWL, encoded by the coding sequence TTGAGCAGACTGATCGCATTATTATCCATTTCCCTTGTTAGTTTTTCAGCGTTAGCTGCTGATTATGAAGGCAAGTCGAACGCTGAACTTGCTAGAGAGCTGGCGAATCCAAATACGCCGCTTACTAGCCTTAAATTTAAGACCCAGTATCGAACCTACACCGGCAGCCTTGATCATGCTTCTGAGCAATCTGGCACTACAATTATGTTCCAGCCGACGCTACCCTTTCCTATGGCCAATGATAATACTCTTTATGTCAGGCCTGCTCTGCCGCTGTTAATTAGCTCTCCAACGCTGAGTGGCAACGATTCCGAGTCTCCTTTTTCCAGTGAGACTGGCTTTGGTGATATCACTATCGATCTGCAATATGGTGATACTGAGGAGAATGGTTTTCTTTGGTCTTATGGCGCAACGTCCACTTTGCCAACGGCGACAGAGGATAAACTGGGCGCCGATAAGTGGACCTTAGGCCCAGGTCTTCAACTAGGCAAGGTGAGTGACAGTTATGTGGCTGGTGGTTTCTTTAATCATCAGTGGAGTGTGGCTGGCTCTGGCGAGAAAGATATTAGTCTCTCGACGCTACAACTGTTTGGCGTCTACCTGCCGGGAGGCGGCTGGAGCGTGGCAACATCGCCCATTATGACATACGATCATGAAGTGGGAGGCGCAACCATTCCTGTAAACTTTGCCGTTGGCAAAACCGTAAAGCTTAATGGTCGTCCATGGAAGTTTGCCGTAGAAGTAAACTACTATGTCGATCAGGCCGATTCATTCGGTCCAGATTGGATGATAGGTATCAATGTCGCGCCTGTAGTACAGAATATGCTAGCCGAGTGGCTGTAA
- a CDS encoding CLCA_X family protein, whose protein sequence is MLKRKTYRRVGPDYRFGEQVSFHDIKETFGLNHIRLGSWVEEDEKHKAANLIFDSLADLAFILKLPPIAIGLRQTLNLAFGSGGQQGVQAHYMPAGRELALAKNAGAGALAHEFWHAYDHYIAAKAFKTRERSGGTAFASNCWLTDVPSIKHPLNQRLELVFATTFLTPDGQDSHEYVDRAVALDKQYGRQYFSKPTELMARAFEACIESHPEISNTYLVNETLDSKLADAGGYPELEHRNQIFNALIGYFEPLGEALSRES, encoded by the coding sequence GTGTTAAAGCGTAAAACGTACAGGCGAGTTGGCCCCGATTATCGTTTCGGAGAGCAGGTGAGTTTTCATGATATTAAAGAGACCTTCGGCCTAAATCACATTCGCTTGGGGAGTTGGGTGGAAGAAGACGAGAAGCACAAGGCGGCTAATCTTATTTTTGACTCACTTGCTGATCTGGCATTTATTTTGAAACTTCCTCCCATCGCTATCGGGCTCAGACAAACCCTTAACCTGGCTTTTGGTAGTGGAGGTCAGCAAGGCGTTCAGGCCCATTATATGCCAGCGGGACGTGAACTGGCTCTTGCCAAGAATGCAGGAGCAGGGGCTCTGGCACATGAGTTTTGGCATGCTTATGATCATTACATCGCCGCTAAAGCATTTAAAACTCGTGAACGTTCGGGAGGAACTGCTTTTGCTTCTAACTGCTGGCTTACAGATGTTCCGAGTATTAAACACCCATTAAATCAGCGATTAGAACTGGTTTTTGCGACAACATTTTTGACCCCAGATGGTCAAGATAGTCATGAATATGTCGACCGAGCGGTAGCCTTGGATAAGCAATATGGCCGGCAATACTTTTCAAAGCCTACTGAGCTGATGGCGCGTGCATTCGAGGCGTGTATCGAATCACATCCCGAGATCAGTAATACCTATCTTGTTAATGAAACCTTAGACTCAAAACTTGCTGATGCAGGCGGTTACCCTGAACTTGAACATCGCAATCAGATCTTCAATGCGCTTATCGGCTATTTTGAACCATTAGGTGAAGCCTTAAGTCGAGAGTCTTAA
- the pyrC gene encoding dihydroorotase yields MTQITLLTPDDWHLHFRDGDMLQETVPATARLFQRAIVMPNLLPPITDAKLVNAYRERILAARPQGSTFEPLMTIFLTNDTTEQDILDAKAAGVVAAKLYPAGATTNSDAAVKALDSLFPIFEKMAEIGMLLLVHGEVTESHIDIFDREAIFIERNLTRIVDAFPSLKVVFEHITTKEAAEFVASASDNVAATITPQHLLLNRNDLLVGGVRPHNFCLPVLKRNTHQEALRAAVATGSSKFFLGTDSAPHEKHRKESACGCAGCYSAWSALELYAQVFDDLGVIDKLEGFASTHGPDFYGLPRNTSTVTLVKETWTVPSEIILPNGSPIVPFFAGEEVNWKVKA; encoded by the coding sequence ATGACGCAGATCACCCTACTTACACCCGATGATTGGCACCTTCACTTCCGTGATGGTGATATGTTGCAAGAAACTGTCCCGGCTACCGCCAGACTTTTCCAACGTGCCATCGTCATGCCTAACCTGCTACCACCAATCACTGATGCAAAATTGGTTAACGCCTATCGCGAACGTATTTTGGCTGCGCGTCCACAAGGTTCTACTTTTGAGCCTTTAATGACCATCTTCCTAACTAACGACACGACAGAGCAAGATATCCTCGACGCCAAAGCGGCTGGCGTTGTTGCGGCTAAGCTCTACCCAGCTGGCGCGACCACTAACTCGGATGCTGCAGTAAAAGCACTCGATAGCCTGTTTCCTATCTTTGAAAAGATGGCAGAGATCGGCATGTTATTACTGGTTCACGGTGAAGTCACCGAGTCACATATCGATATTTTCGACCGTGAAGCCATTTTCATTGAGCGTAATCTGACTCGCATCGTCGATGCTTTCCCAAGCCTTAAAGTGGTATTTGAACATATCACCACTAAAGAAGCCGCAGAGTTTGTTGCCAGTGCTTCTGACAATGTGGCCGCAACGATCACGCCACAGCATCTACTGCTAAACCGTAACGATCTGCTCGTTGGCGGCGTACGTCCACATAACTTCTGTCTACCAGTGCTTAAGCGTAATACTCACCAAGAAGCATTGCGCGCTGCAGTGGCTACTGGTTCTAGCAAGTTCTTCTTAGGTACAGATTCTGCGCCACATGAGAAGCATCGTAAAGAATCGGCTTGTGGTTGCGCAGGTTGTTACAGCGCTTGGAGTGCACTCGAGCTTTATGCACAAGTATTTGATGACCTAGGGGTTATCGACAAGCTTGAAGGTTTTGCCAGTACTCACGGCCCTGACTTCTACGGCCTACCAAGAAACACCAGCACTGTGACATTAGTAAAGGAAACTTGGACGGTACCGAGCGAGATTATCTTGCCAAACGGCAGTCCAATCGTGCCTTTCTTCGCTGGCGAAGAGGTAAATTGGAAAGTGAAAGCTTAG
- a CDS encoding sensor domain-containing diguanylate cyclase: MLTLPPKPYEDNRQRSFSDICPVDSGTVSRADSPDAKPRLEDKFTSPADEFHQFMRQARANVQQDNVDISEAQVMAFSSQDCLAQTIPEQAALSSLPMPSPFATASDDLLFDDCYRSALNLLVQQLMEAVLVVDAMGTIQMISSKAVDLLSAGRGVKSTDILGQCWQEYLKEPQKTRYQQMLDEQLINQCQLEHTPIEASLTLEQGDSLDVEFSISYLGLSTPLFAIVIRDLTKHKAEYRQLYQWASTDCLTKLANRRVFDASLRSQWQACTISSRPISVVIIDIDHFKQFNDKYGHVQGDYCLQKIANVIAHSLPSDDCVAARYGGEEFALILPGFDAKQAQLMAEYIQLEINGLKYTDLGLDESVTVSVSQGIAAEVNGQFRTGTALLCAADTALYRAKADGRNRINLSC, translated from the coding sequence ATGTTAACACTCCCTCCTAAGCCCTATGAAGACAATAGGCAGCGATCGTTTTCGGATATTTGTCCCGTAGACTCAGGCACTGTTTCTAGAGCTGACAGCCCAGATGCTAAGCCTAGGTTAGAGGACAAGTTCACCTCACCTGCTGATGAATTTCATCAGTTTATGAGGCAGGCAAGAGCGAATGTTCAACAAGATAATGTTGATATATCTGAAGCTCAAGTAATGGCTTTTTCATCGCAAGATTGTTTAGCGCAAACAATACCTGAACAAGCTGCTTTATCATCTCTGCCTATGCCGTCACCATTTGCTACGGCGAGTGACGATCTGTTGTTTGATGATTGCTATCGGAGTGCATTGAATTTATTGGTGCAACAGCTGATGGAAGCGGTGTTAGTGGTTGATGCAATGGGTACGATACAGATGATAAGCAGTAAAGCCGTTGATCTACTGTCTGCTGGACGAGGCGTTAAATCTACCGATATTTTAGGCCAGTGTTGGCAAGAATATTTAAAGGAGCCACAAAAGACACGTTACCAGCAGATGCTCGATGAACAACTTATAAACCAGTGCCAGCTTGAACATACGCCTATTGAAGCTTCTCTGACATTAGAGCAAGGCGATAGTCTAGATGTTGAGTTTTCAATTAGCTATTTAGGATTAAGCACGCCGCTATTTGCCATCGTTATCCGAGATCTCACTAAGCATAAGGCTGAATATAGGCAGCTCTATCAATGGGCATCGACAGATTGCTTGACTAAATTGGCCAACCGAAGAGTCTTCGATGCGTCTCTGCGGTCCCAGTGGCAGGCATGTACCATATCTTCTAGGCCTATTAGCGTGGTGATTATTGATATCGACCATTTTAAGCAGTTTAACGATAAGTATGGCCACGTTCAGGGGGATTATTGCCTGCAGAAAATTGCCAATGTGATTGCACATTCACTGCCATCGGATGATTGTGTGGCAGCAAGGTATGGCGGTGAGGAGTTTGCCCTGATCCTGCCGGGATTCGATGCTAAGCAAGCGCAGCTGATGGCCGAGTATATTCAACTGGAGATCAATGGGCTCAAGTACACGGACTTGGGCTTAGATGAAAGCGTTACTGTGAGTGTCAGTCAAGGAATCGCGGCCGAAGTTAATGGTCAGTTCAGGACGGGCACAGCCCTGTTGTGCGCGGCTGATACTGCACTCTATCGCGCCAAGGCCGATGGCAGAAATAGAATTAATTTAAGTTGTTGA
- a CDS encoding transposase, giving the protein MPRPRRTQVSIEDTSWYHCCSRVCRRAMLMGDDKFTGKNYDHRRDWIESQLLTLASVFAIDVAAYAVMSNHLHLVLSVDIYESNNWTDRDVVEHWHQIFNGTDITQKFAKGEVVESFEINSLKHSIALYRSRFSDISWFMRCLNEPIARMANKEDKCTGRFWEGRFKSQALLDETAILACMAYVDLNPLRAKMVNTPESSDFTSIQLRIKAALNGEQPAKLLPFMGNEQLSQSKGIGFSLKDYLVLVDETGRVIRQDKRGAISENTSKILTRLNISSDNWIKITSDFGKLFHGPVGTLQELTSYCDHLEKRRRHFSHCCQYLQVN; this is encoded by the coding sequence ATGCCTCGTCCAAGAAGAACTCAAGTTAGTATTGAAGACACATCTTGGTATCACTGCTGCTCGCGTGTTTGCCGGCGCGCTATGTTGATGGGAGATGATAAGTTTACTGGAAAAAACTATGATCACAGGCGTGATTGGATTGAATCGCAACTGCTGACATTAGCCAGTGTGTTTGCAATCGATGTAGCAGCCTATGCAGTGATGTCTAATCACCTGCACCTAGTGCTTAGTGTTGATATTTATGAGTCTAATAACTGGACCGACAGAGACGTCGTTGAGCATTGGCATCAAATATTCAATGGGACAGACATTACTCAAAAGTTTGCTAAAGGTGAAGTGGTTGAAAGTTTTGAAATTAATAGCTTAAAGCATTCAATAGCCCTATATCGCAGTCGTTTTAGTGATATATCTTGGTTTATGCGCTGTCTTAATGAACCTATCGCACGAATGGCTAACAAAGAAGATAAGTGTACTGGGAGATTTTGGGAGGGACGCTTTAAAAGTCAGGCTTTGCTTGATGAAACCGCTATTTTAGCCTGCATGGCCTATGTTGATCTTAATCCGCTCCGCGCAAAAATGGTTAATACCCCAGAGAGCTCTGATTTCACAAGCATTCAGCTTAGAATCAAGGCTGCCTTAAATGGAGAGCAGCCTGCGAAACTTTTGCCCTTTATGGGTAATGAGCAGCTTAGTCAATCTAAAGGGATCGGCTTTTCTTTAAAAGACTACCTTGTGTTGGTAGATGAGACCGGCAGGGTCATTCGCCAAGATAAGCGTGGGGCTATTTCTGAAAATACTTCTAAGATATTAACTAGGCTAAATATTTCTAGCGATAACTGGATAAAAATCACGAGTGATTTTGGGAAACTATTTCATGGTCCAGTGGGTACTCTGCAAGAGCTCACCAGCTATTGTGACCACCTTGAAAAACGGCGACGGCACTTCTCACATTGTTGTCAGTACCTTCAGGTAAACTGA
- a CDS encoding DP-EP family protein, with protein sequence MGSSNELDTHEVMVSVVKEGADFKFSFTPELVEVHEKECRVVYKFDKSNTFGLMFAGAVFPQTQEYEAKLININGILEDIKSVKIKGVGDKLVIKNKNKKHGLIGFNLLLCTKDGACYKSQDPQINNSPKL encoded by the coding sequence ATGGGAAGTAGCAATGAGTTAGATACACACGAAGTAATGGTCAGTGTTGTTAAAGAGGGAGCCGACTTTAAATTTAGCTTTACACCTGAGCTGGTAGAGGTGCATGAGAAGGAATGTAGAGTCGTATATAAATTCGATAAGAGTAATACATTTGGTTTGATGTTTGCTGGCGCAGTCTTCCCGCAAACTCAAGAATACGAAGCTAAACTTATCAATATCAATGGCATTCTTGAGGACATTAAAAGTGTTAAAATTAAGGGGGTTGGAGATAAGTTAGTTATTAAGAATAAAAATAAAAAACATGGACTAATCGGATTTAACCTCCTTCTTTGCACTAAAGATGGAGCTTGCTATAAATCGCAGGATCCACAAATTAATAATTCTCCAAAGTTGTAG